A region from the Candidatus Bathyarchaeota archaeon genome encodes:
- a CDS encoding nucleotide sugar dehydrogenase, producing MVNIMDLNPEEIPDMLCSGDLKLTVIGCGVMGLPLACLYADAGVQVYGVDVNIKHVENLKRGICLNPEPGLKSLLKRVLRANRFHPTTDLQNAVEDSDVIMIVVSASVDPHGLPDYTPLRRVSEDLGLILEKGHLVIQSSTTGPGVTEEIVKGMLESLSGLKAEEDFGFAYSPLRGAGGSLLRDLVRYPRIVGAVGPRSLEATKAVLSVVVKGGVVPVRDIKTAETVKLFENYYRFAALVLSQELAMLCEKINVDYMEVLEACRTQPHCHLLRPSIGIGGHLPKDMHLLQASAEDVKCGLRMLRTAMKVNERLLKHDLSLVTKALRRLGKRLRRSKILVLGLSFKPNVKDIRNSYSFILADSLLKKGARVIVYDPYFTTREIRNMGFEASANMNRVIKEVDCVVIATPHSRFRRLSLGDFKRPDGKPVAVVDFGRILDGSEAEKMGIIYVGVGAGTVG from the coding sequence ATGGTTAATATAATGGACTTAAACCCTGAGGAAATTCCCGACATGTTGTGCAGCGGCGATCTCAAACTTACCGTTATAGGCTGTGGTGTCATGGGTTTGCCGCTGGCTTGTCTGTACGCCGATGCAGGGGTCCAAGTATATGGGGTCGATGTAAACATAAAGCACGTCGAAAACCTCAAACGAGGGATATGTCTGAACCCAGAGCCGGGTTTGAAAAGTCTCTTAAAGAGGGTATTAAGAGCTAATAGGTTTCACCCTACTACAGACCTTCAAAACGCCGTCGAGGACTCCGATGTTATAATGATCGTCGTCTCAGCGTCCGTAGACCCGCACGGCCTCCCAGACTATACGCCTTTGAGAAGGGTCTCTGAAGACTTAGGGCTTATTCTTGAAAAGGGTCATTTGGTCATCCAAAGTAGTACGACCGGGCCTGGCGTAACGGAGGAGATAGTTAAAGGCATGCTTGAATCCCTTTCAGGATTGAAGGCGGAGGAGGACTTCGGTTTCGCCTACAGTCCGCTTAGGGGTGCCGGAGGCTCTCTTCTCAGAGACCTGGTGCGGTACCCTAGGATTGTCGGAGCGGTCGGTCCTAGGAGCCTTGAAGCTACTAAAGCTGTTTTAAGCGTCGTCGTGAAGGGCGGTGTAGTACCGGTTAGGGATATAAAGACGGCGGAGACCGTGAAGCTTTTCGAAAACTACTACAGATTTGCGGCGTTAGTTCTAAGTCAGGAGCTGGCTATGCTCTGCGAGAAGATAAACGTAGACTACATGGAGGTTTTAGAGGCCTGTAGAACTCAGCCTCACTGCCATCTGCTGAGACCTAGTATAGGCATAGGCGGGCATCTACCCAAGGATATGCATTTGCTTCAGGCATCCGCCGAGGACGTTAAATGCGGCTTACGTATGCTCAGGACTGCGATGAAGGTGAACGAGAGGCTTCTTAAACATGACCTTTCGCTTGTGACGAAGGCGTTGCGGAGACTCGGTAAGCGTCTCCGGAGGTCTAAAATACTCGTCCTAGGGTTGAGCTTTAAGCCTAACGTTAAGGACATACGTAACTCCTACAGCTTCATACTCGCCGACTCTCTCTTGAAGAAAGGCGCTAGAGTTATCGTTTACGACCCCTACTTCACGACTAGGGAAATAAGGAATATGGGTTTCGAGGCCTCGGCGAACATGAATAGAGTCATCAAAGAGGTCGACTGCGTCGTGATAGCTACCCCGCATAGTAGGTTTAGACGTTTAAGTCTCGGCGACTTCAAGAGACCGGATGGTAAACCCGTGGCCGTGGTGGACTTCGGACGTATACTCGACGGCTCGGAGGCGGAGAAGATGGGTATAATCTACGTG